The following proteins are encoded in a genomic region of Nymphalis io chromosome 16, ilAglIoxx1.1, whole genome shotgun sequence:
- the LOC126774445 gene encoding gamma-aminobutyric acid receptor-associated protein, whose protein sequence is MKFQYKEEHSFEKRKTEGEKIRRKYPDRVPVIVEKAPKARLGDLDKKKYLVPSDLTVGQFYFLIRKRIHLRPEDALFFFVNNVIPPTSATMGSLYQEHHDEDFFLYIAFSDENVYG, encoded by the coding sequence atgaaatttcaatataaagaaGAACATTCTTTTGAGAAGAGAAAGACCGAGGGCGAAAAAATACGCAGAAAATATCCAGATCGCGTTCCAGTAATTGTGGAGAAAGCCCCCAAAGCTCGACTGGGAGATCTcgacaaaaaaaagtatttggTGCCATCCGATTTAACCGTGGGCCAATTTTACTTTTTGATCAGAAAACGGATCCATCTACGTCCTGAAgatgcattgtttttttttgttaacaacGTAATACCTCCCACTTCTGCAACAATGGGCTCGTTGTATCAAGAACATCACGATGAAGACTTTTTCCTTTACATTGCATTTTCCGATGAAAATGTGTACGGCTAA